The proteins below come from a single Kryptolebias marmoratus isolate JLee-2015 linkage group LG12, ASM164957v2, whole genome shotgun sequence genomic window:
- the adgrl1a gene encoding adhesion G protein-coupled receptor L1 isoform X1, translating to MALTIWIIFTCAVAFSNIAPSSQALGRSMMPFGLMRRELACEGYPIELRCPGSDVIMIETANYGRTDDKICDADPFQMENVQCYLPDAFKIMSQRCNNRTQCVVVAGSDVFPDPCPGTYKYLEIQYECVPYKVDQKVFVCPGTLLRVQVPSSQQEAEHQAGAWCKDPLQSGDRLYVMPWTPYRTDMLYEYASWEDFKQNRATTTYKLPNRVDGTGFVVYDGAVFYNKERTRNIVKYDLRTRIKSGEAIVTNANYHDTSPYRWGGKSDIDLAVDENGLWVIYATESNNGRLVVSQVNPYTLRFEGTWETSFDKRMASNAFMACGVLYAVRSVYQDDDSEAGGDLVMYAYNTNHAREEPVNIPFPNPYQYISSVDYNPRDNQLYVWNNYNVLRYPLEFGPPDPTTGPLTTTQVTTTPPSRPFTSSVSPSTIRPLAPTSRPIGSINKHPDLRPITATVPVTRRPPRPPQNPERHFCEAKLVRGIQWPITQRGETVDRPCPKGSLGIASFQCLADQVIWNPRGPDLSNCTSPWVNQVAQKIKSGENAANIAGELVNHTRSRIQAGDVISSVRLIEQLLDVLDAQLQTLRPGKKESAGRNYNKFQKREQTCRAFIQAVVQTVDNLLRPESLESWQDMNSTEQAHTATMLLDVLEKGAFLLANNMYGNRFSDRAPSVDLEVHVVNTEMELQDLSFPQNYASDSTIQLSASTIKQYSRNGQVKVVFILYKNLGSFLSTENATVKMEMEGPSFERKRLAVNSHVIAASINKESTRVFLTQPVIFTLKHLQMENYYTPNCSFWNYSERSMTGQWSSQGCKLLDTNSTHTTCSCSHLTNFAVLMAHHESDGRMHELILFVITWVGIVISLVCLAICISTFCFLRGLQTDRNTIHKNLCINLFIAELLFLIGIDKTEYHIACPIFAGLLHFFFLAAFSWMCLEGVQLYLMLVEVFESEYSRKKYYYLCGYCFPALVVGISAAIDYRSYGTKKACWLRVDNYFIWSFIGPVSFVIMLNLVFLMITLHKMIRNSSALKPDSSRLDNIKSWALGAIALLFLLGLTWAFGLLFINENTVIMAYLFTTFNAFQGMFIFIFHCALQKKVHKEYSKCLRHSYCCSRTSTNSSHGSLKNSGLRTNNRYYSGSQARHAAAHRQSRIRRMWNDTVRKQTESSFMAGDINSTPTLNRATMGNHLLTNPVLQTRSGTSPYNTLLAESFTPPSPGVFNSTGTFRDPKSTLSKPRDPCGMETLPLNGNFNNSYSMRTGPSGGGGGSCDFLSGGGGDSPSPMFNPRSSETLGGGGTRRNLSDAAAFEKMIISELVHNNLRGGVGGGGADVGDRAYSSLVRGPPHGGVGRGTTVSGPESSVSIDEDDEFLRDGRQRTPQDVEMLYKALEEPLLLQRAQSVLYQSDPEESESYTADLTESLGHSGHSGQSGGGQGSSRAPDSPAHDSLYTSITNLRDSPYPDSSPEPLEVVPRSAQPPEELYYSSGRPALGSRGAPMQTFYQAPPQRPSGEGHQNQESVHNEGDGQMQLVTSL from the exons TATTTGTGTGCCCGGGGACACTGCTGCGGGTGCAGGTGCCCAGCTCTCAGCAGGAAGCAGAGCACCAGGCAGGGGCATGGTGCAAAGACCCTCTGCAGTCTGGAGACCGTCTGTACGTCATGCCCTGGACCCCCTATCGCACTGACATGCTGTATGAGTATGCTTCCTGGGAAGACTTTAAACAGAACCGAGCGACTACCACCTACAA GTTGCCTAACAGGGTGGATGGCACAGGTTTTGTTGTGTATGACGGTGCAGTGTTTTACAACAAAGAGCGCACACGAAACATAGTCAAGTATGACCTACGAACACGCATCAAAAGTGGTGAAGCCATTGTCACAAACGCCAATTATCATGACACTTCTCCCTACCGCTGGGGAGGGAAATCGGACATTGACCTGGCTGTGGATGAGAATGGCCTGTGGGTGATTTACGCCACTGAATCCAACAACGGACGACTGGTGGTCAGTCAG GTCAACCCTTACACGCTGCGCTTTGAAGGCACCTGGGAGACCAGCTTTGACAAGAGGATGGCATCCAACGCCTTCATGGCCTGCGGTGTGCTATATGCAGTGCGCTCAGTCTACCAGGATGATGACAGCGAAGCAGGTGGTGACCTGGTGATGTATGCCTATAACACCAACCACGCACGCGAGGAACCTGTCAACATCCCTTTTCCAAACCCGTATCAGTACATTTCCTCTGTGGACTACAATCCTCGAGATAACCAGCTTTATGTTTGGAACAACTATAACGTCCTGCGCTACCCGTTGGAGTTTGGACCACCAGATCCCACAACTG GGCCTCTGACCACTACTCAAGTGACCACCACTCCTCCATCGAGGCCATTCACCTCCAGTGTCAGTCCCTCTACCATCCGCCCTCTTGCCCCCACCTCACGACCAATTGGCTCCATTAACAAGCATCCAGATCTGCGTCCAATCACAGCCACCGTACCTGTCACCCGTCGTCCACCTCGCCCTCCTCAAAACCCAGAACGACATTTTTGTGAGGCTAAGCTGGTCCGTGGTATCCAGTGGCCCATCACTCAGCGAGGAGAAACGGTGGATCGTCCATGTCCCAAAGGATCTCTAG GCATTGCTTCGTTCCAGTGCTTGGCGGATCAGGTCATTTGGAACCCGAGGGGTCCTGACCTGAGTAACTGCACCTCCCCGTGGGTCAACCAGGTGGCACAGAAG ATAAAGAGTGGGGAGAATGCTGCTAATATAGCAGGTGAACTGGTAAACCACACGAGGAGCCGAATCCAAGCAGGAGATGTTATCTCATCTGTCCGACTGATTGAGCAACTGTTGGATGTACTGGATGCTCAGCTTCAAACCTTAAGGCctggaaaaaaagagtcagctgGGCGAAACTACAACAAG TTCCAGAAGCGAGAGCAGACATGTCGGGCATTTATCCAG GCGGTGGTTCAGACTGTGGACAACTTGCTCCGTCCTGAGTCTCTGGAGTCATGGCAGGACATGAACAGCACAGAGCAGGCTCACACTGCCACCATGTTACTAGATGTCCTGGAAAAAGGAGCTTTCCTGCTGGCTAACAACATGTACGGCAATCGCTTCTCAGACCGAGCTCCCAGTGTTG ATCTCGAGGTGCATGTTGTCAACACAGAGATGGAGCTGCAGGACTTGTCCTTCCCTCAGAACTATGCCAGCGACAGCACCATCCAGCTTTCAGCCTCCACCATCAAACAGTACAGTCGCAACG GACAAGTAAAAGTGGTATTCATTCTGTATAAGAATTTGGGATCTTTCCTGTCCACTGAGAACGCCACAGTGAAGATGGAAATGGAGGGGCCGAGCTTTGAGCGGAAACGCCTGGCCGTCAACTCGCATGTAATTGCTGCCTCCATCAACAAAGAGTCTACCAGAGTGTTTCTCACTCAGCCAGTGATCTTTACACTCAAACATCTTCAG atggAAAATTATTACACTCCAAATTGCTCCTTTTGGAACTACTCCGAGCGCTCCATGACAGGCCAGTGGTCATCGCAGGGCTGCAAGCTGCTGGATACCAACAGCACACACACCACGTGCTCCTGCAGCCACCTCACCAATTTCGCTGTGCTCATGGCTCACCATGAGTCCGAT GGCCGGATGCACGAACTGATCCTTTTTGTGATCACCTGGGTGGGCATTGTGATCTCCCTAGTGTGTCTGGCCATCTGCATCTCCACTTTCTGCTTCCTGCGGGGTCTGCAAACTGACCGCAACACAATCCACAAGAATCTCTGCATCAATCTCTTCATCGCCGAACTGCTCTTCCTCATTGGGATTGATAAGACAGAATACCAT ATTGCCTGTCCAATCTTTGCTGGCCttcttcatttcttcttcttggctGCCTTCTCCTGGATGTGTCTGGAGGGTGTGCAACTCTATCTCATGCTCGTGGAAGTCTTTGAGAGCGAGTACTCACGCAAAAAGTACTACTATCTGTGCGGCTACTGCTTCCCCGCACTGGTGGTGGGCATCTCTGCAGCCATAGACTACAGGAGCTATGGGACCAAGAAAGC ATGCTGGTTGCGAGTGGATAACTACTTTATCTGGAGCTTCATTGGACCCGTTTCATTTGTTATTATG CTCAATCTTGTTTTCCTCATGATCACTCTACATAAGATGATCCGCAATTCTTCAGCACTCAAGCCTGACTCAAGTCGCCTGGATAATATAAA gtcaTGGGCTCTAGGGGCCATTGCCCTGCTGTTCTTGCTTGGACTAACATGGGCCTTTGGTCTTCTCTTTATCAATGAAAACACAGTAATCATGGCCTATCTGTTCACCACCTTCAATGCCTTCCAGGGCATGTTCATTTTCATCTTCCACTGTGCGTTGCAGAAGAag gtcCATAAGGAGTACAGTAAATGTCTGCGTCACTCCTACTGCTGCAGCCGCACTTCCACCAACAGCTCCCACGGTTCCCTGAAGAACTCCGGCCTGCGTACCAACAACCGCTACTACAGCGGCAGCCAAGCTCGCCACGCAGCAGCCCACAGACAG AGTCGGATCCGTAGAATGTGGAACGACACGGTTCGAAAGCAGACAGAATCTTCCTTCATGGCGGGAGATATAAACAGCACTCCGACACTCAACCGGG cgACTATGGGAAACCACCTTCTGACGAACCCGGTGTTGCAGACTCGCTCTGGCACTTCTCCTTACAACACTCTGCTGGCTGAAAGCTTCACCCCGCCCTCACCTGGAGTCTTCAACTCCACAG GAACCTTCCGTGACCCAA AGAGTACACTTTCTAAACCCCGTGACCCCTGTGGAATGGAAACCCTTCCCTTAAATGGTAACTTCAACAATAGCTACTCCATGCGCACTGGCCCATCAGGTGGAGGCGGGGGCAGCTGTGACTTTTTAAGCGGCGGAGGAGGAGACAGTCCTTCACCCATGTTCAACCCTCGTAGCTCAGAAACCCTGGGAGGTGGAGGCACCCGAAGGAACCTCTCTGACGCTGCAGCCTTTGAAAAAATGATCATCTCTGAGCTTGTGCACAACAACCTGAGAGGTGGTGTTGGAGGGGGTGGAGCTGATGTAGGGGACAGAGCATACAGCAGTTTGGTCAGGGGACCTCCTCACGGTGGGGTTGGTCGGGGCACAACTGTATCTGGGCCAGAGTCGTCGGTGAGCATAGATGAAGACGATGAGTTTCTTAGAGATGGGCGACAGCGAACGCCGCAGGATGTAGAGATGCTTTATAAGGCTCTGGAAGAACCCCTTCTGTTGCAGCGTGCCCAATCTGTTCTTTACCAGAGTGATCCAGAGGAGTCGGAGAGCTACACAGCTGACCTTACAGAGAGCCTCGGCCACAGCGGTCACAGTGGTCAGAGCGGTGGTGGGCAGGGAAGCAGCAGAGCCCCAGACTCCCCCGCCCATGACTCCCTGTACACCAGCATTACCAACCTGCGTGACTCGCCCTACCCTGACAGCAGTCCTGAGCCACTGGAGGTTGTGCCCCGCTCAGCTCAGCCCCCCGAAGAGCTGTACTATAGTTCTGGGAGGCCTGCCTTGGGTTCTCGTGGAGCCCCCATGCAGACCTTCTATCAGGCCCCACCTCAAAGACCAAGTGGGGAGGGACACCAGAATCAGGAGTCTGTCCACAATGAGGGAGATGGACAAATGCAACTGGTCACCAGCCTGTGA
- the adgrl1a gene encoding adhesion G protein-coupled receptor L1 isoform X3 codes for MALTIWIIFTCAVAFSNIAPSSQALGRSMMPFGLMRRELACEGYPIELRCPGSDVIMIETANYGRTDDKICDADPFQMENVQCYLPDAFKIMSQRCNNRTQCVVVAGSDVFPDPCPGTYKYLEIQYECVPYKVDQKVFVCPGTLLRVQVPSSQQEAEHQAGAWCKDPLQSGDRLYVMPWTPYRTDMLYEYASWEDFKQNRATTTYKLPNRVDGTGFVVYDGAVFYNKERTRNIVKYDLRTRIKSGEAIVTNANYHDTSPYRWGGKSDIDLAVDENGLWVIYATESNNGRLVVSQVNPYTLRFEGTWETSFDKRMASNAFMACGVLYAVRSVYQDDDSEAGGDLVMYAYNTNHAREEPVNIPFPNPYQYISSVDYNPRDNQLYVWNNYNVLRYPLEFGPPDPTTGPLTTTQVTTTPPSRPFTSSVSPSTIRPLAPTSRPIGSINKHPDLRPITATVPVTRRPPRPPQNPERHFCEAKLVRGIQWPITQRGETVDRPCPKGSLGIASFQCLADQVIWNPRGPDLSNCTSPWVNQVAQKIKSGENAANIAGELVNHTRSRIQAGDVISSVRLIEQLLDVLDAQLQTLRPGKKESAGRNYNKFQKREQTCRAFIQAVVQTVDNLLRPESLESWQDMNSTEQAHTATMLLDVLEKGAFLLANNMYGNRFSDRAPSVDLEVHVVNTEMELQDLSFPQNYASDSTIQLSASTIKQYSRNGQVKVVFILYKNLGSFLSTENATVKMEMEGPSFERKRLAVNSHVIAASINKESTRVFLTQPVIFTLKHLQMENYYTPNCSFWNYSERSMTGQWSSQGCKLLDTNSTHTTCSCSHLTNFAVLMAHHESDCVWPSASPLSASCGVCKLTATQSTRISASISSSPNCSSSLGLIRQNTICWLRVDNYFIWSFIGPVSFVIMLNLVFLMITLHKMIRNSSALKPDSSRLDNIKSWALGAIALLFLLGLTWAFGLLFINENTVIMAYLFTTFNAFQGMFIFIFHCALQKKVHKEYSKCLRHSYCCSRTSTNSSHGSLKNSGLRTNNRYYSGSQARHAAAHRQSRIRRMWNDTVRKQTESSFMAGDINSTPTLNRATMGNHLLTNPVLQTRSGTSPYNTLLAESFTPPSPGVFNSTGTFRDPKSTLSKPRDPCGMETLPLNGNFNNSYSMRTGPSGGGGGSCDFLSGGGGDSPSPMFNPRSSETLGGGGTRRNLSDAAAFEKMIISELVHNNLRGGVGGGGADVGDRAYSSLVRGPPHGGVGRGTTVSGPESSVSIDEDDEFLRDGRQRTPQDVEMLYKALEEPLLLQRAQSVLYQSDPEESESYTADLTESLGHSGHSGQSGGGQGSSRAPDSPAHDSLYTSITNLRDSPYPDSSPEPLEVVPRSAQPPEELYYSSGRPALGSRGAPMQTFYQAPPQRPSGEGHQNQESVHNEGDGQMQLVTSL; via the exons TATTTGTGTGCCCGGGGACACTGCTGCGGGTGCAGGTGCCCAGCTCTCAGCAGGAAGCAGAGCACCAGGCAGGGGCATGGTGCAAAGACCCTCTGCAGTCTGGAGACCGTCTGTACGTCATGCCCTGGACCCCCTATCGCACTGACATGCTGTATGAGTATGCTTCCTGGGAAGACTTTAAACAGAACCGAGCGACTACCACCTACAA GTTGCCTAACAGGGTGGATGGCACAGGTTTTGTTGTGTATGACGGTGCAGTGTTTTACAACAAAGAGCGCACACGAAACATAGTCAAGTATGACCTACGAACACGCATCAAAAGTGGTGAAGCCATTGTCACAAACGCCAATTATCATGACACTTCTCCCTACCGCTGGGGAGGGAAATCGGACATTGACCTGGCTGTGGATGAGAATGGCCTGTGGGTGATTTACGCCACTGAATCCAACAACGGACGACTGGTGGTCAGTCAG GTCAACCCTTACACGCTGCGCTTTGAAGGCACCTGGGAGACCAGCTTTGACAAGAGGATGGCATCCAACGCCTTCATGGCCTGCGGTGTGCTATATGCAGTGCGCTCAGTCTACCAGGATGATGACAGCGAAGCAGGTGGTGACCTGGTGATGTATGCCTATAACACCAACCACGCACGCGAGGAACCTGTCAACATCCCTTTTCCAAACCCGTATCAGTACATTTCCTCTGTGGACTACAATCCTCGAGATAACCAGCTTTATGTTTGGAACAACTATAACGTCCTGCGCTACCCGTTGGAGTTTGGACCACCAGATCCCACAACTG GGCCTCTGACCACTACTCAAGTGACCACCACTCCTCCATCGAGGCCATTCACCTCCAGTGTCAGTCCCTCTACCATCCGCCCTCTTGCCCCCACCTCACGACCAATTGGCTCCATTAACAAGCATCCAGATCTGCGTCCAATCACAGCCACCGTACCTGTCACCCGTCGTCCACCTCGCCCTCCTCAAAACCCAGAACGACATTTTTGTGAGGCTAAGCTGGTCCGTGGTATCCAGTGGCCCATCACTCAGCGAGGAGAAACGGTGGATCGTCCATGTCCCAAAGGATCTCTAG GCATTGCTTCGTTCCAGTGCTTGGCGGATCAGGTCATTTGGAACCCGAGGGGTCCTGACCTGAGTAACTGCACCTCCCCGTGGGTCAACCAGGTGGCACAGAAG ATAAAGAGTGGGGAGAATGCTGCTAATATAGCAGGTGAACTGGTAAACCACACGAGGAGCCGAATCCAAGCAGGAGATGTTATCTCATCTGTCCGACTGATTGAGCAACTGTTGGATGTACTGGATGCTCAGCTTCAAACCTTAAGGCctggaaaaaaagagtcagctgGGCGAAACTACAACAAG TTCCAGAAGCGAGAGCAGACATGTCGGGCATTTATCCAG GCGGTGGTTCAGACTGTGGACAACTTGCTCCGTCCTGAGTCTCTGGAGTCATGGCAGGACATGAACAGCACAGAGCAGGCTCACACTGCCACCATGTTACTAGATGTCCTGGAAAAAGGAGCTTTCCTGCTGGCTAACAACATGTACGGCAATCGCTTCTCAGACCGAGCTCCCAGTGTTG ATCTCGAGGTGCATGTTGTCAACACAGAGATGGAGCTGCAGGACTTGTCCTTCCCTCAGAACTATGCCAGCGACAGCACCATCCAGCTTTCAGCCTCCACCATCAAACAGTACAGTCGCAACG GACAAGTAAAAGTGGTATTCATTCTGTATAAGAATTTGGGATCTTTCCTGTCCACTGAGAACGCCACAGTGAAGATGGAAATGGAGGGGCCGAGCTTTGAGCGGAAACGCCTGGCCGTCAACTCGCATGTAATTGCTGCCTCCATCAACAAAGAGTCTACCAGAGTGTTTCTCACTCAGCCAGTGATCTTTACACTCAAACATCTTCAG atggAAAATTATTACACTCCAAATTGCTCCTTTTGGAACTACTCCGAGCGCTCCATGACAGGCCAGTGGTCATCGCAGGGCTGCAAGCTGCTGGATACCAACAGCACACACACCACGTGCTCCTGCAGCCACCTCACCAATTTCGCTGTGCTCATGGCTCACCATGAGTCCGAT TGTGTCTGGCCATCTGCATCTCCACTTTCTGCTTCCTGCGGGGTCTGCAAACTGACCGCAACACAATCCACAAGAATCTCTGCATCAATCTCTTCATCGCCGAACTGCTCTTCCTCATTGGGATTGATAAGACAGAATACCAT ATGCTGGTTGCGAGTGGATAACTACTTTATCTGGAGCTTCATTGGACCCGTTTCATTTGTTATTATG CTCAATCTTGTTTTCCTCATGATCACTCTACATAAGATGATCCGCAATTCTTCAGCACTCAAGCCTGACTCAAGTCGCCTGGATAATATAAA gtcaTGGGCTCTAGGGGCCATTGCCCTGCTGTTCTTGCTTGGACTAACATGGGCCTTTGGTCTTCTCTTTATCAATGAAAACACAGTAATCATGGCCTATCTGTTCACCACCTTCAATGCCTTCCAGGGCATGTTCATTTTCATCTTCCACTGTGCGTTGCAGAAGAag gtcCATAAGGAGTACAGTAAATGTCTGCGTCACTCCTACTGCTGCAGCCGCACTTCCACCAACAGCTCCCACGGTTCCCTGAAGAACTCCGGCCTGCGTACCAACAACCGCTACTACAGCGGCAGCCAAGCTCGCCACGCAGCAGCCCACAGACAG AGTCGGATCCGTAGAATGTGGAACGACACGGTTCGAAAGCAGACAGAATCTTCCTTCATGGCGGGAGATATAAACAGCACTCCGACACTCAACCGGG cgACTATGGGAAACCACCTTCTGACGAACCCGGTGTTGCAGACTCGCTCTGGCACTTCTCCTTACAACACTCTGCTGGCTGAAAGCTTCACCCCGCCCTCACCTGGAGTCTTCAACTCCACAG GAACCTTCCGTGACCCAA AGAGTACACTTTCTAAACCCCGTGACCCCTGTGGAATGGAAACCCTTCCCTTAAATGGTAACTTCAACAATAGCTACTCCATGCGCACTGGCCCATCAGGTGGAGGCGGGGGCAGCTGTGACTTTTTAAGCGGCGGAGGAGGAGACAGTCCTTCACCCATGTTCAACCCTCGTAGCTCAGAAACCCTGGGAGGTGGAGGCACCCGAAGGAACCTCTCTGACGCTGCAGCCTTTGAAAAAATGATCATCTCTGAGCTTGTGCACAACAACCTGAGAGGTGGTGTTGGAGGGGGTGGAGCTGATGTAGGGGACAGAGCATACAGCAGTTTGGTCAGGGGACCTCCTCACGGTGGGGTTGGTCGGGGCACAACTGTATCTGGGCCAGAGTCGTCGGTGAGCATAGATGAAGACGATGAGTTTCTTAGAGATGGGCGACAGCGAACGCCGCAGGATGTAGAGATGCTTTATAAGGCTCTGGAAGAACCCCTTCTGTTGCAGCGTGCCCAATCTGTTCTTTACCAGAGTGATCCAGAGGAGTCGGAGAGCTACACAGCTGACCTTACAGAGAGCCTCGGCCACAGCGGTCACAGTGGTCAGAGCGGTGGTGGGCAGGGAAGCAGCAGAGCCCCAGACTCCCCCGCCCATGACTCCCTGTACACCAGCATTACCAACCTGCGTGACTCGCCCTACCCTGACAGCAGTCCTGAGCCACTGGAGGTTGTGCCCCGCTCAGCTCAGCCCCCCGAAGAGCTGTACTATAGTTCTGGGAGGCCTGCCTTGGGTTCTCGTGGAGCCCCCATGCAGACCTTCTATCAGGCCCCACCTCAAAGACCAAGTGGGGAGGGACACCAGAATCAGGAGTCTGTCCACAATGAGGGAGATGGACAAATGCAACTGGTCACCAGCCTGTGA